In one Dama dama isolate Ldn47 chromosome 5, ASM3311817v1, whole genome shotgun sequence genomic region, the following are encoded:
- the RASD1 gene encoding dexamethasone-induced Ras-related protein 1, with product MKLSAMIKKMCPSDSELRVPAKNCYRMVVLGSSKVGKTAIVSRFLTGHFEDAYTPTIEDFHRKFYCIRGEIYQLDILDTSGNHPFPAMRRLSILTGDVFILVFSLDNRDSFEEVRRLKRQILDTKSCLKNKTKEDVDVPLVICGNKGDRDFHRQVEPHEIHQLVGADPRRCAYFEISAKRNSSLDQMFHALFAMANLPREMSPDLHRRVSAQHCEALHQKALQGKRLRRAGGDRDDALGILAPWARRPSVHSDLMYIREKASGGGQAKDKERCVIS from the exons ATGAAACTGTCTGCGATGATCAAGAAGATGTGCCCGAGCGACTCGGAGCTGAGAGTCCCGGCCAAGAACTGCTACCGCATGGTGGTCCTCGGCTCGTCCAAGGTGGGCAAGACGGCCATCGTGTCGCGCTTCCTGACGGGCCACTTCGAGGATGCCTACACGCCCACCATCGAGGATTTCCACCGCAAGTTCTACTGCATCCGCGGCGAGATCTACCAGCTGGACATCCTCGACACGTCCGGCAACCACCCGTTCCCCGCCATGCGGCGCCTCTCCATTCTTACCG GAGACGTGTTCATCCTGGTGTTCAGCCTGGACAACCGCGACTCCTTCGAGGAGGTCCGAAGGCTCAAGCGGCAGATTCTCGACACCAAGTCGTGCCTCAAGAACAAGACCAAGGAGGACGTGGACGTGCCCCTGGTCATCTGTGGCAACAAGGGGGACCGCGACTTCCACCGCCAGGTCGAGCCGCACGAGATCCATCAGCTGGTGGGCGCCGACCCCCGGCGCTGCGCCTACTTCGAGATCTCGGCCAAGAGGAACAGCAGCCTGGACCAGATGTTCCACGCGCTCTTTGCCATGGCCAACCTGCCGCGCGAGATGAGCCCGGACCTGCACCGCCGCGTGTCGGCGCAGCACTGCGAGGCGCTGCACCAGAAGGCGCTGCAGGGCAAGAGGCTGCGGCGAGCGGGCGGCGACCGCGACGACGCCTTGGGCATCCTGGCGCCCTGGGCGCGCAGGCCGAGCGTGCACAGCGACCTCATGTACATACGCGAGAAGGCCAGCGGCGGCGGCCAGGCCAAGGACAAGGAGCGCTGCGTCATCAGCTAG